The proteins below are encoded in one region of Rhodothermales bacterium:
- a CDS encoding SDR family oxidoreductase, which yields MRTIFVTGFPGFLASALIPTLVQRKASPRRVDCIVLPHLLDSAHQRAQEISTKADCEIRVFAGDITDIRLGMGNEYGVVTKECSEIFHLAAIYDLAVAKDVAERVNVDGTRNVLAFATDCPELDRFHHISTCYVSGRFDGVFRENDLQTGQAFSNHYESTKFESEVLVHDAASSGLPTTIYRPSIVSGDSHTGRTQKMDGPYFFVQWMLAQPRIAVMPVFAGSREATMNIVPSDYITAAIATLSTGRDRPLRVYSLADPSPLTIPALTQLLAHATGRRVLRVPATRWLASALIRSVSHLHPDMDIPGEAVNYLAHPTHYDCSNTLQDLEGSGVACPPFAEYVDRLVGFVRDESGFGRRRL from the coding sequence ATGAGAACAATCTTTGTCACCGGCTTCCCCGGATTTCTCGCCTCAGCGCTCATCCCGACACTCGTCCAGCGTAAAGCGTCTCCCCGACGTGTCGACTGCATCGTTCTGCCACACCTACTCGATTCCGCACATCAGCGCGCGCAGGAGATCTCAACGAAAGCCGACTGCGAGATACGTGTCTTTGCAGGCGACATCACAGATATTCGCCTCGGCATGGGAAACGAATACGGGGTCGTCACGAAAGAATGTTCCGAGATCTTTCATCTAGCCGCCATCTATGATCTGGCGGTTGCAAAGGACGTCGCGGAGCGCGTGAACGTCGATGGAACGCGAAACGTACTCGCGTTCGCTACCGACTGCCCCGAACTGGATCGATTTCATCATATCAGTACGTGCTACGTAAGCGGACGATTTGATGGAGTATTTCGCGAGAACGACCTGCAGACAGGTCAGGCTTTTTCGAATCACTATGAATCAACCAAGTTTGAATCTGAAGTACTGGTTCATGATGCTGCCTCATCTGGCTTGCCCACAACGATTTATAGACCCTCGATCGTGTCCGGTGACAGCCACACCGGGCGTACGCAGAAGATGGATGGCCCTTACTTCTTCGTGCAGTGGATGCTCGCTCAACCCCGGATCGCGGTTATGCCGGTATTCGCGGGATCGCGTGAAGCCACAATGAACATCGTACCGTCCGACTACATTACGGCGGCAATTGCAACGCTGAGCACCGGCCGCGATCGTCCTCTCAGGGTTTACAGTCTTGCCGATCCTTCTCCACTGACAATCCCCGCACTCACACAACTGCTGGCGCACGCCACGGGTCGAAGGGTGTTACGCGTACCTGCCACCCGCTGGCTTGCCAGTGCACTTATCAGAAGCGTCTCCCACCTTCACCCCGACATGGACATACCGGGCGAGGCCGTCAACTATCTGGCACACCCAACGCATTATGATTGCAGCAATACGTTGCAAGATCTGGAGGGATCGGGAGTCGCGTGTCCGCCCTTTGCCGAATATGTTGATCGATTGGTGGGATTTGTGCGAGATGAATCCGGTTTCGGAAGGAGACGACTATGA
- a CDS encoding DUF3465 domain-containing protein has translation MNRITPPRRSSPSPLRAASSFVVLALAVAIVGCGGRTDSDVGKDDLRVIRDAFADQRSGIMVTARGEVVRILSDDLDGSRHQRFIVSLDTDHTVLLSHNIDLAPRVPVQIGDSVAFRGQYEWNDRGGVVHWTHRDPSGRREGGWIRYGERQFK, from the coding sequence ATGAATCGAATCACGCCACCGCGCAGGAGCAGTCCATCACCTCTGCGGGCAGCTTCGTCCTTTGTGGTGCTGGCTCTTGCGGTAGCAATCGTCGGGTGCGGCGGTCGGACGGATTCGGACGTCGGTAAAGACGACCTGCGGGTCATCCGCGACGCATTTGCCGATCAACGTTCCGGCATCATGGTCACTGCGCGCGGCGAAGTGGTGCGGATTCTGTCGGACGATCTGGATGGCTCGAGGCACCAGCGATTCATCGTGAGCCTGGACACCGATCACACCGTCCTTCTGAGCCACAATATCGATCTGGCTCCACGGGTGCCTGTGCAGATCGGTGACTCGGTCGCGTTCCGTGGGCAGTACGAATGGAACGATCGCGGAGGCGTGGTTCACTGGACGCATCGAGACCCCAGCGGTCGACGCGAAGGCGGGTGGATACGATACGGAGAAAGACAATTCAAATAG